From a single Polyangium spumosum genomic region:
- a CDS encoding sensor histidine kinase, which yields MFQSSPHSSGPHSLGPSSVIVGSRKSEVPPIPMEPEAHRKWLAEELERTRARLLQADRLATLGTIAAGVGHELNNVAAILNHTATFIRMRAAAGQPPEPDDLIALERGVAHLTEHARNLLHLGAPSQDRQEVLDVAAVIADVLSMLHVSGRTKRVSIMTHAPKSPVRVAMSRTKLEQIFVNLVTNAADAVIEQPPEGRLIRIEVSEIREEGRAFCLVEDAGTGMAPEVLARVFETYFTTKPSGKGTGLGLSVVKSLIEAVGGYIEIESELGKGTAVRFDLPLST from the coding sequence ATGTTCCAGAGCTCCCCGCACTCGTCGGGCCCGCACAGCCTCGGGCCCTCGAGCGTCATCGTGGGCAGCCGCAAGAGCGAGGTGCCGCCGATCCCGATGGAGCCGGAGGCGCACCGCAAGTGGCTCGCCGAGGAGCTCGAGCGGACCCGCGCGCGGCTGCTGCAGGCCGACAGGCTCGCCACGCTCGGCACGATCGCCGCGGGCGTGGGCCACGAGCTCAACAACGTCGCCGCCATCCTGAACCACACCGCGACCTTCATCCGCATGCGCGCCGCCGCGGGGCAGCCGCCGGAGCCGGACGATCTCATCGCCCTCGAGCGCGGCGTCGCGCACCTGACCGAACACGCGCGGAACCTCCTGCACCTCGGCGCGCCGAGCCAGGATCGGCAAGAGGTCCTCGACGTCGCGGCCGTGATCGCCGACGTCCTCTCGATGCTGCACGTCTCGGGGAGGACGAAGCGGGTCAGCATCATGACGCACGCGCCCAAGTCCCCCGTGCGCGTGGCCATGAGCCGGACGAAGCTCGAGCAGATCTTCGTCAACCTCGTGACGAACGCCGCCGACGCCGTGATCGAGCAGCCCCCCGAGGGTCGGCTCATCCGCATCGAGGTGAGCGAGATTCGCGAGGAGGGCCGCGCGTTTTGCCTGGTCGAGGACGCGGGGACGGGCATGGCGCCCGAGGTCCTCGCGCGTGTCTTCGAGACGTACTTCACGACGAAGCCCTCCGGCAAGGGCACGGGCCTCGGCCTCTCCGTCGTCAAGAGCCTCATCGAGGCCGTCGGCGGCTACATCGAGATCGAGAGCGAGCTCGGCAAGGGGACGGCCGTGCGCTTCGATCTTCCGCTGTCCACGTGA
- a CDS encoding protein kinase domain-containing protein, with protein sequence MTSHASPQASPAAAVEPGTLLAQKYRVERVLGQGGMGYVVEARHVALDERVALKFLQPAYAEHHEASARFQREARAAVKIKSEHVARVLDVATLENGAPYMVMEFLDGKDLAAHLKDGVLAVPDAIDYVLQACEAIAEAHSYGIIHRDLKPANLFLARRPDGSPLVKLLDFGISKMQGAAGDHALTRTSTAMGSALYMSPEQMQETRGVDHRTDIYSLGITLFELLAGTQPFFAETLPQLCAEVLTGTPRPLRDFRPELPGDLAARLARAYERDKNLRYPSIAEFAVALAPYAPPRSQSTLDRIARMAGLPLPLAEGAPDAEPRRMPSQPTLPAYTAPNTRVTAELPEGPSTTPLGNTGRRGSVVGSTLASAAAPPEVAAAQTAHKTMPLPVQIASAPELPALGTTTAPAILSLATSAPPEVIEPDLSRIEADLYDGPRSAHAAAAFASAARTKREPEGGRSFLFVALGLGALIGILIGGLIFVFRASMESGPTPVATGAPQDSATIPAPPVEAEKVATPAPAPAPAPEQTAAPDASASATPTTAASASSMSAPVTPPPGTKAPGKATPAPTSTTKRDANTALQYR encoded by the coding sequence GTGACGTCGCACGCGTCTCCCCAAGCCTCGCCGGCGGCCGCCGTCGAACCGGGCACCCTCCTCGCACAGAAGTACCGCGTCGAGCGTGTCCTCGGGCAAGGCGGCATGGGGTACGTGGTCGAGGCCCGGCACGTCGCGCTCGACGAGCGGGTCGCGCTGAAATTCCTGCAGCCCGCGTACGCGGAGCACCACGAGGCCTCGGCGCGTTTCCAGCGCGAGGCGCGCGCGGCCGTGAAGATCAAGAGCGAGCACGTCGCGCGGGTCCTCGACGTGGCCACGCTCGAGAACGGCGCGCCGTACATGGTCATGGAGTTCCTCGACGGCAAGGACCTCGCGGCGCACCTCAAGGACGGCGTCCTCGCCGTGCCCGACGCGATCGACTACGTCCTGCAGGCCTGCGAGGCCATCGCCGAGGCGCACTCGTACGGGATCATCCACCGCGATCTCAAGCCCGCGAACCTCTTCCTCGCCCGCCGCCCCGACGGCTCGCCGCTCGTCAAGCTGCTCGACTTCGGCATCTCCAAGATGCAAGGCGCGGCCGGCGATCACGCGCTCACCCGCACGTCCACCGCGATGGGCTCGGCGCTCTACATGTCGCCCGAGCAGATGCAGGAGACACGCGGCGTCGATCACCGCACCGACATCTACTCGCTCGGCATCACGCTCTTCGAGCTGCTCGCGGGCACGCAGCCGTTCTTCGCCGAGACCTTGCCGCAGCTCTGCGCCGAGGTGCTCACCGGCACGCCGCGGCCCCTGCGCGACTTCCGCCCCGAGCTGCCCGGAGACCTCGCCGCGCGGCTGGCGCGCGCCTACGAGCGCGACAAGAACCTGCGTTACCCGTCGATCGCCGAGTTCGCCGTCGCGCTCGCGCCCTACGCGCCGCCACGATCGCAGAGCACGCTCGATCGGATCGCGCGTATGGCCGGCCTGCCGTTGCCCCTCGCCGAAGGGGCGCCCGACGCCGAGCCGCGACGTATGCCCTCCCAGCCGACGTTGCCCGCGTATACGGCCCCGAACACGCGCGTGACCGCGGAGCTGCCCGAGGGCCCGAGCACCACGCCGCTCGGGAACACGGGCAGGCGCGGCTCGGTCGTAGGCTCGACGCTCGCCTCCGCGGCGGCGCCGCCGGAGGTCGCTGCGGCGCAGACCGCGCACAAGACGATGCCGCTGCCCGTGCAGATCGCCTCCGCGCCGGAGCTGCCTGCCTTGGGGACGACGACCGCGCCGGCCATCCTCTCGCTCGCGACGAGCGCGCCGCCCGAGGTGATCGAGCCCGACCTCAGCCGCATCGAGGCCGATCTCTACGATGGCCCGCGGAGCGCGCATGCGGCCGCCGCCTTCGCGAGCGCCGCGCGCACGAAGCGAGAGCCCGAGGGAGGTCGATCCTTCCTGTTCGTCGCGCTCGGCCTCGGCGCGCTCATCGGCATCCTCATCGGCGGGCTCATCTTCGTGTTCCGCGCGAGCATGGAGTCGGGCCCCACGCCGGTGGCGACGGGGGCTCCGCAGGACAGCGCTACGATCCCCGCGCCCCCGGTCGAAGCGGAGAAGGTTGCGACGCCCGCGCCCGCGCCCGCGCCCGCGCCCGAGCAAACGGCCGCGCCGGACGCCTCGGCCTCTGCGACGCCGACGACGGCCGCATCCGCATCCAGCATGAGCGCGCCCGTGACGCCTCCACCCGGCACGAAGGCCCCGGGCAAGGCGACGCCGGCTCCGACGAGCACGACGAAGAGAGATGCGAACACCGCGCTCCAGTACCGCTAG
- a CDS encoding tetratricopeptide repeat protein — protein MRTPRSSTASSKTSPARLRAVALTLAAAITLAHAPAAAQGGDNKAIAEEAFVRGREFMDQGKPAEACPRFEESVRLDPSVGALLNLALCSDQLGRTATAWARYKEAANLARATGQTDRQRIAEEFADKLAPRLSRLRINVDKPAAGLVIKRNGEVLGSALLGEPIPVDPGEHTIEAAAPGFLPWSTKVVVGKDADQKVVSVPALAAAPSARGPVDEGGARGAEKSSNGLRTAAFIAGGVGIAALGVGAVMGGLATSDVGEADPLCPAKKCSAAGFALVEGAQTKALASTIGFGVGAAALGAGVVLFLVSRSPAKEPGAEAARAWLVPSFGPHGGGASILGSF, from the coding sequence ATGCGAACACCGCGCTCCAGTACCGCTAGCAGCAAGACGAGCCCGGCCCGGCTCCGCGCGGTCGCGCTCACGCTCGCGGCCGCGATCACGCTCGCGCACGCCCCGGCGGCGGCGCAGGGCGGCGACAACAAGGCCATCGCCGAGGAGGCCTTCGTGCGTGGTCGGGAGTTCATGGACCAGGGCAAACCCGCGGAGGCTTGCCCCAGGTTCGAGGAGAGCGTGCGGCTCGATCCCTCGGTCGGCGCGCTGCTCAACCTGGCGCTCTGCAGCGATCAGCTCGGCCGCACGGCCACGGCGTGGGCGCGTTACAAGGAAGCCGCGAACCTCGCGCGCGCGACGGGACAAACCGATCGCCAGCGGATCGCCGAGGAGTTCGCAGACAAACTCGCCCCCAGGCTCTCGCGCCTGCGCATCAACGTGGACAAACCCGCGGCGGGCCTCGTGATCAAGCGCAACGGCGAGGTCCTCGGGTCCGCCTTGCTCGGCGAACCCATCCCCGTCGATCCGGGCGAGCACACGATCGAGGCCGCGGCGCCCGGGTTCTTGCCCTGGTCCACGAAGGTCGTCGTCGGCAAAGATGCCGATCAGAAGGTGGTCTCGGTGCCCGCGCTCGCGGCGGCGCCGAGCGCGCGCGGGCCCGTCGACGAGGGCGGCGCGCGTGGCGCCGAGAAGAGCTCGAACGGCCTGCGCACCGCGGCGTTCATCGCGGGGGGCGTGGGCATCGCCGCGCTCGGCGTGGGCGCGGTCATGGGCGGGCTCGCGACGAGCGACGTCGGCGAGGCGGATCCGCTTTGCCCTGCGAAGAAGTGCTCTGCCGCGGGGTTCGCGCTCGTCGAGGGCGCGCAGACGAAGGCCCTCGCCTCGACGATCGGCTTCGGCGTGGGCGCCGCGGCCCTCGGCGCGGGCGTGGTGCTTTTCCTCGTCTCACGCTCCCCGGCGAAAGAGCCCGGCGCCGAGGCGGCCCGCGCGTGGCTCGTCCCCTCGTTCGGCCCGCACGGCGGAGGGGCCTCGATCCTGGGCTCGTTCTGA
- a CDS encoding acyl-CoA dehydrogenase family protein, with amino-acid sequence MDFDLTEEQKRLQAAARELAARDLAPRAVELDREARLPEGLARRLGDAGLLGLTIPEEHGGSGGDLVALALVIEELAAACASSAALVGTHVTLAARVLARAGSEAQKRTHLAALARGASLGAAAMPDPADPLLLSAKASDAGGFVLDGEAGPVTLGRDADVFVVFAATNPDPNDPRLVALLVPRDAAGLEIVPVDALVGRRAAGAATLRARGVRVDASLVIGAAGEGSALAAAALEDARIAVAAEAIGVARVAFEKAAAHVKRTQDRVKTPGLLGAQAQLADMNVDIEAARLLVLRAAHLADRGHPSSAERSIGKLFATEMSTRVAHRAMDILGARGGGAGEGLGRHLRDARTTELVEESSGTQRSIITQTMLKG; translated from the coding sequence ATGGACTTCGACCTCACCGAAGAACAAAAGCGTCTCCAAGCAGCCGCGCGTGAGCTCGCCGCGCGTGACCTCGCGCCGCGGGCCGTCGAGCTCGATCGAGAGGCGCGCCTGCCCGAAGGGCTCGCGCGTCGCCTCGGCGACGCCGGCCTGCTCGGCCTCACGATCCCCGAGGAGCACGGCGGCTCGGGCGGCGACCTCGTCGCCCTCGCGCTCGTGATCGAGGAGCTCGCCGCGGCCTGCGCGAGCTCGGCCGCGCTCGTGGGGACACACGTGACGCTCGCAGCACGCGTGCTCGCCCGCGCCGGGAGCGAGGCTCAAAAACGAACGCACCTCGCCGCGCTCGCGCGAGGCGCTTCGCTCGGCGCGGCCGCGATGCCCGATCCCGCCGATCCCCTTCTCCTCTCGGCGAAGGCAAGCGACGCCGGAGGGTTCGTCCTCGATGGCGAGGCCGGCCCCGTCACCCTGGGCCGCGACGCGGACGTCTTCGTCGTGTTCGCTGCGACGAACCCGGACCCGAACGATCCGCGCCTCGTCGCGCTGCTCGTCCCGCGTGACGCGGCGGGCCTCGAGATCGTGCCCGTGGACGCTCTCGTGGGCCGACGCGCGGCGGGCGCGGCGACGCTGCGGGCGCGCGGCGTTCGCGTGGATGCGTCTCTCGTGATCGGCGCGGCGGGTGAGGGCTCGGCGCTCGCCGCGGCTGCGCTCGAGGACGCGCGGATCGCCGTCGCGGCCGAGGCCATCGGTGTAGCGCGCGTGGCCTTCGAGAAGGCGGCGGCCCACGTGAAGCGCACGCAGGATCGCGTGAAGACCCCCGGCCTGCTCGGCGCGCAGGCCCAGCTCGCCGACATGAACGTCGACATCGAGGCGGCGCGCCTGCTCGTCCTGCGCGCCGCGCACCTCGCGGATCGCGGCCACCCTTCTTCGGCCGAGCGATCCATCGGCAAGCTCTTCGCCACCGAGATGTCGACCCGCGTCGCGCACCGCGCCATGGACATCCTCGGCGCGCGCGGCGGCGGCGCGGGCGAGGGCCTCGGACGTCATCTCCGCGACGCGCGCACCACGGAGCTCGTCGAGGAGAGCAGCGGAACGCAGCGATCGATCATCACGCAAACCATGTTGAAGGGATGA
- a CDS encoding AgmX/PglI C-terminal domain-containing protein, with translation MMKSNEKSLGLGSLRALVVAAMALPSLAGCGGEVTQNKPPETGGSETQTSGGNGGANFEAEIGALDQDKVNSTLERAQGKLSACFHDGVRRIPFMGGEIRFALRIAQGGTATVAYLKESTLGDRETESCMLGALRGATWPSPVGGKEGLAEGGFSFDPSADERPPVELEPDRLGKELPKAKQALATCRASQGAGALKATMYIDTDGKPLAVGVSSADPKGEAAATCVVDALRGMSFPSPGSYAGKVSLVAE, from the coding sequence ATGATGAAGAGCAACGAAAAAAGCCTGGGTTTGGGTTCTCTTCGGGCCCTCGTCGTCGCGGCCATGGCGCTACCGTCGCTCGCGGGTTGCGGCGGCGAGGTGACGCAGAACAAGCCGCCGGAGACGGGCGGGAGCGAGACGCAGACGAGCGGCGGGAATGGCGGCGCCAACTTCGAGGCCGAGATCGGCGCGCTCGATCAGGACAAGGTGAACTCCACGCTCGAGCGCGCCCAGGGCAAGCTCAGCGCGTGTTTCCACGACGGCGTGCGCCGCATCCCCTTCATGGGCGGCGAGATCCGCTTCGCCTTGCGGATCGCGCAGGGCGGCACGGCGACCGTCGCTTACCTCAAGGAGTCGACGCTCGGCGATCGCGAGACCGAGTCGTGTATGCTCGGCGCGCTGCGCGGCGCGACCTGGCCTTCGCCCGTCGGCGGCAAGGAGGGCCTCGCCGAGGGCGGCTTCTCCTTCGATCCGAGCGCCGACGAGCGCCCGCCCGTCGAGCTCGAGCCCGATCGCCTGGGCAAGGAGCTGCCCAAGGCCAAACAAGCGCTCGCCACGTGCCGCGCGAGCCAAGGCGCCGGCGCGCTCAAGGCCACGATGTACATCGACACCGACGGCAAGCCCCTCGCCGTCGGCGTCTCGAGCGCCGATCCCAAGGGCGAAGCCGCCGCCACGTGTGTGGTCGACGCGCTGCGCGGGATGAGCTTCCCGTCGCCTGGAAGTTACGCCGGCAAGGTGTCCCTCGTCGCGGAGTGA
- a CDS encoding acyl-CoA dehydrogenase family protein, with translation MDLEPNETEALVLRTARDYAERVIRPIAADLDRDKDIPREVLRGLAELGLMGVNVPAALGGAEAGVVAYALAMMEIARACASTAVTMSVTNMVAEVIARFGTEAQRERHVPRICAGEYAAGAFALSEPEAGSDPGSMRTVAERTEHGWVLRGQKQWITNGAWAGVFVVWARTGGPGTRGLSAFLVEGGTPGLRCGRPEDKLGLRASNTVPITLDDCKVPADALLGSEGEGFKIAMMALDGGRIGIASQAVGIATAALEEATQYARERKQFGRSIGDYEAIQWSLADCRTELEAARALTLRAAWLKEMGRPFSAEAAMAKLYASEAANRICQRALQIHGGYGYVRDFAVERHLRDARVTTIYEGTSEIQRIVIARSATR, from the coding sequence ATGGACCTCGAGCCGAACGAGACCGAGGCGCTCGTCCTGCGCACGGCGCGCGACTACGCAGAGCGGGTGATCCGGCCCATCGCGGCGGATCTGGATCGAGACAAGGACATCCCGCGCGAGGTCCTGCGAGGGCTCGCCGAGCTCGGCTTGATGGGCGTGAACGTGCCCGCCGCGCTCGGCGGGGCCGAGGCGGGCGTCGTGGCGTACGCGCTGGCGATGATGGAGATCGCGCGCGCGTGCGCCTCCACGGCCGTGACGATGAGCGTGACGAACATGGTCGCGGAGGTGATCGCGCGCTTCGGCACGGAGGCGCAACGCGAGCGTCACGTGCCGCGGATCTGCGCGGGCGAGTACGCGGCCGGCGCGTTCGCTTTGAGCGAGCCCGAGGCCGGCAGCGATCCCGGCTCGATGCGGACCGTGGCCGAGCGGACCGAGCACGGCTGGGTGCTGCGCGGGCAGAAGCAGTGGATCACGAACGGCGCGTGGGCAGGCGTGTTCGTGGTCTGGGCCCGCACGGGCGGGCCGGGGACGCGTGGTTTGTCCGCGTTCCTCGTGGAGGGCGGGACGCCGGGGCTGCGTTGTGGCCGGCCCGAGGACAAACTCGGCCTGCGCGCGTCGAACACGGTGCCGATCACGCTCGACGACTGCAAGGTGCCGGCGGACGCGTTGCTCGGCAGCGAGGGCGAGGGCTTCAAGATCGCGATGATGGCGCTCGACGGCGGCCGGATCGGGATCGCGTCGCAGGCCGTCGGCATCGCGACGGCGGCGCTCGAGGAGGCCACGCAGTACGCCCGCGAGCGCAAGCAGTTCGGCCGATCGATCGGCGACTACGAGGCGATCCAGTGGTCGCTCGCGGACTGCCGCACGGAGCTCGAGGCGGCGCGTGCGCTCACGCTGCGCGCGGCGTGGCTGAAGGAGATGGGGCGCCCGTTCTCGGCCGAGGCGGCGATGGCGAAGCTCTACGCGAGCGAGGCGGCGAACCGCATCTGCCAGCGCGCGCTGCAGATCCACGGCGGCTACGGCTACGTGCGCGACTTCGCGGTGGAGCGTCACCTGCGCGACGCGCGCGTGACCACGATCTACGAGGGGACGAGCGAGATTCAGCGGATCGTCATCGCCCGGAGCGCGACGCGCTGA
- a CDS encoding L,D-transpeptidase, protein MTRAPAPRPPAFVHGAPCAGLVALAALSGCTSAKTEPTPSPSPAAELMPPAPPAAAPAPAPASASAAAAPAPAPAPAPAAPRIWSKGRFAWIHPQPGASRAWLGYLALGSSVPLKGGSVEAAQVKGFGGCDAWYAVEPRGYVCAGAAATIDEKDPAVVILRRDAADVSSPWPYQYGESIGAPRYDHIPTRAEQQAVEWDLERHEAKVEKARAAAGDPEAIAAIDKALVGVDLAPAGEGPPELLPFGPLVREARRSVQLGSTIAFVRSFESGGRTFVLTADQAIIPKDRIKLYPRSTFHGVTLGEDVKLPLAFFRQKPRAKWKTGDDGKLVKTDETFPRLGWVGLTGARIEQDGKTFVETKESGVYVLAEDAQIVEAVTEAPWLKAKDPSTSKWVDVRVLNGTFVAYEGLRPVYATMISPGRGGVPYPGIDPLKTASTPVGLFRVDGKFRTASMVSSSDENLVHAEVNWVLNFSGPHALHGAYWHDAWGEPKSGGCVNLAPIDAKWVFDWTDPSVPEGWHGMRAVKEFGQSTIVRIRR, encoded by the coding sequence ATGACTCGCGCCCCTGCTCCCAGGCCCCCCGCGTTCGTCCACGGTGCGCCGTGCGCGGGCCTCGTCGCCCTCGCAGCGCTTTCGGGGTGCACGAGCGCCAAGACCGAGCCGACGCCGAGCCCGAGCCCCGCCGCAGAGCTGATGCCCCCGGCGCCCCCCGCCGCCGCCCCCGCGCCCGCCCCCGCTTCGGCGTCCGCTGCCGCCGCACCCGCACCCGCGCCTGCCCCCGCGCCCGCGGCGCCGCGTATCTGGTCGAAGGGTCGTTTCGCCTGGATTCACCCCCAGCCCGGCGCGAGCCGCGCCTGGCTCGGCTACCTCGCCCTCGGCAGCTCCGTGCCGCTCAAGGGCGGCAGCGTCGAGGCCGCGCAGGTCAAGGGCTTCGGCGGCTGCGACGCCTGGTACGCCGTCGAGCCGCGTGGTTACGTCTGCGCCGGCGCCGCCGCGACGATCGACGAAAAAGACCCGGCCGTGGTCATCCTGCGGCGCGACGCGGCCGACGTGAGCTCGCCCTGGCCCTACCAGTACGGCGAATCCATCGGCGCCCCGCGTTACGACCACATCCCCACGCGCGCCGAGCAACAGGCCGTCGAATGGGACCTCGAGCGCCACGAGGCCAAGGTCGAGAAGGCCCGCGCCGCCGCCGGGGATCCCGAGGCGATCGCCGCCATCGACAAAGCCCTCGTCGGCGTCGACCTCGCCCCCGCCGGCGAAGGCCCGCCCGAGCTCTTGCCGTTCGGCCCACTCGTGCGCGAAGCGCGCAGGTCGGTCCAGCTCGGCTCGACGATCGCCTTCGTGCGCTCGTTCGAATCCGGCGGCCGCACCTTCGTGCTCACGGCCGACCAGGCGATCATCCCGAAAGATCGCATCAAGCTCTACCCACGCTCGACGTTCCACGGCGTCACACTCGGCGAGGACGTCAAGCTCCCGCTCGCCTTCTTCCGCCAGAAGCCTCGCGCGAAATGGAAAACGGGCGACGACGGGAAGCTCGTGAAGACCGACGAGACCTTCCCGCGCCTCGGCTGGGTCGGCCTCACCGGCGCGAGGATCGAGCAGGACGGCAAAACGTTCGTCGAGACGAAGGAGAGCGGCGTGTACGTCCTCGCCGAGGACGCGCAGATCGTCGAGGCCGTCACCGAGGCGCCGTGGCTCAAAGCCAAGGACCCATCGACGAGCAAATGGGTCGACGTGCGGGTCCTGAATGGGACGTTCGTGGCTTACGAGGGCCTGCGCCCGGTGTACGCGACGATGATCTCCCCGGGCCGCGGCGGCGTCCCGTATCCGGGGATCGATCCGCTGAAGACCGCGTCCACGCCCGTCGGCCTCTTCCGCGTCGACGGCAAGTTCCGCACGGCGTCGATGGTCTCGAGCTCCGACGAGAACCTCGTGCACGCCGAGGTGAACTGGGTCCTGAACTTCAGCGGCCCCCACGCGCTGCACGGCGCCTACTGGCACGACGCCTGGGGCGAGCCGAAGAGCGGCGGCTGCGTGAACCTCGCGCCGATCGACGCGAAATGGGTCTTCGACTGGACCGACCCTTCGGTGCCGGAGGGCTGGCACGGCATGCGCGCCGTGAAGGAGTTCGGGCAGAGCACGATCGTGCGGATCCGCCGGTAG
- a CDS encoding reverse transcriptase family protein translates to MGFWDKVKSFIGTGKPGEGEPGKNDQGDKPQAGSTKSTTTGGAVATFTTTNPAPAAAATPAKKKDKPKPKDPYDTSGILGLSADEMRKRALKINPYQTAWIGRVDTIPPQSDERTALIDRGLILRGLLTEPQIEEIHRVGDLWLKHHEAASMATVVARKKADEAIEELRRQKAERKAEKKRLAAERKKKRAEDVARRRAEDIIFLGRGVSGSLGDRRANVEALQKQGLPLLSTPAEVAKALALPIPRLRWLCYHNDAVEKPHYVYFEVPKRSGGMRLLSAPHEALAKVQQWILQNVLAKLSVESEAHGFVKGRSTVTNARAHLGRGTVVNLDLSDFFPTITFGRVRGLFVSIGYSPAVATIFALLCTESPRRKVVYDGTTYWVAVGERGLPQGACTSPAISNLVARKLDRRLTGMTRKMGWTYTRYADDLTFSAANELIDDGKGGQKKGRSDLGILLARVRHIVQEEGFAINPKKGRVQHAGGRQEVTGIVVNDKLGMPREEVRKLRAILHAAKKTGLATQNRENIPHFEAYLQGKIAYLNMVDPERAMQLAKAFLEIPR, encoded by the coding sequence GTGGGCTTCTGGGACAAAGTCAAGTCCTTCATCGGCACCGGCAAACCCGGCGAGGGCGAGCCCGGGAAAAACGATCAGGGCGACAAACCGCAGGCGGGGTCGACGAAGTCGACGACGACGGGCGGCGCGGTCGCGACGTTCACCACGACGAACCCCGCGCCTGCCGCGGCGGCGACGCCTGCGAAGAAAAAAGACAAACCGAAGCCGAAGGACCCGTACGACACGTCGGGGATCCTCGGTTTGTCGGCGGACGAGATGCGCAAGCGCGCGCTCAAGATCAACCCGTACCAGACGGCGTGGATCGGGCGCGTGGACACGATCCCGCCGCAGAGCGACGAGCGCACGGCGCTGATCGATCGAGGCCTCATCCTGCGCGGCTTGCTCACGGAGCCGCAGATCGAGGAGATCCACCGCGTCGGTGATCTCTGGCTCAAGCACCACGAGGCCGCGAGTATGGCGACCGTCGTGGCCCGCAAGAAGGCCGACGAGGCGATCGAGGAGCTCCGTCGCCAGAAGGCCGAGCGCAAGGCCGAGAAGAAGCGCCTCGCCGCCGAGCGCAAGAAGAAGCGCGCCGAGGACGTCGCCAGGCGGCGCGCCGAGGACATCATCTTCCTCGGCCGCGGCGTGTCCGGCAGCCTCGGGGATCGTCGCGCGAACGTCGAGGCGCTGCAGAAGCAGGGTTTGCCCCTGCTGTCGACGCCCGCGGAGGTCGCGAAGGCCCTCGCGCTTCCGATCCCGCGCCTGCGCTGGCTCTGCTACCACAACGACGCGGTCGAGAAGCCGCATTACGTGTACTTCGAGGTGCCGAAGCGCTCGGGCGGCATGCGCCTGCTCTCGGCCCCGCACGAGGCGCTCGCGAAGGTGCAGCAATGGATCCTCCAGAACGTGCTCGCGAAGCTCTCGGTGGAGAGCGAGGCGCACGGGTTCGTCAAGGGCCGCTCGACGGTGACGAATGCGCGAGCGCACCTCGGGCGGGGGACGGTGGTGAACCTCGACCTGTCGGACTTCTTCCCGACGATCACGTTCGGCCGCGTCCGCGGGCTCTTCGTATCGATCGGGTATTCACCCGCCGTGGCCACGATCTTCGCGCTGCTCTGCACGGAGTCGCCGCGGCGCAAGGTCGTCTACGACGGCACGACGTACTGGGTGGCCGTCGGCGAGCGCGGGCTGCCGCAAGGCGCGTGCACGAGCCCGGCGATATCGAACCTGGTCGCCCGCAAGCTCGATCGGCGCCTCACGGGCATGACGCGGAAGATGGGCTGGACGTACACGCGGTACGCCGACGACCTCACGTTCTCCGCGGCGAACGAGCTCATCGACGACGGCAAGGGTGGCCAGAAGAAGGGCCGGAGCGACCTCGGGATCCTGCTCGCGCGGGTGCGGCACATCGTGCAGGAGGAGGGCTTCGCCATCAACCCGAAGAAGGGTCGTGTGCAACACGCCGGCGGCCGGCAAGAGGTCACCGGGATCGTGGTGAACGACAAACTCGGGATGCCGCGCGAGGAGGTCCGCAAGCTCCGCGCGATCCTGCACGCCGCGAAGAAGACCGGCCTCGCTACGCAGAACCGCGAGAACATCCCCCATTTCGAGGCGTACCTGCAGGGGAAGATCGCCTACCTGAACATGGTGGACCCGGAGCGGGCGATGCAACTCGCGAAGGCCTTCCTCGAAATCCCCCGCTGA